The Candidatus Eisenbacteria bacterium region GGCCGGCATGCTGAACGCGATCGGCCTGCAGAACATCGGCGTCGACGCCTTCCTGCGCGAGCGCCTTCCGGTCCTGCGCGCCGCCGGGGCGCGCGTGGTCGCCAACTTCTGGGGCGACGACGCAGACGAGTTCGCCGTCTGCGCCGAGCGGCTCGACGGCCAACCCGGGATCGTGGCGCTCGAGCTCAACGCCGCGAGCCCGAATCGGCCCGAGTGGGGGACGATCCTCGCCACCGACCCCGCGGCCTTGGCGGGGATCGTGCGGGCCGTGCGGGCGCGCGTACGGCTGCCGCTGTGGGTGAAGCTGTCGCCGAACGTCGGCGACATCACCCTCGTCGGCCGGGCGGCGGAGAGCGAGGGGGCCGACGCGCTCTCGGCGATCAACACGCTGCGCGGCATGGCCGTCGACGCCGCGACGCGCCGCCCGCTGCTCGCGAGCGTGACCGGCGGCTTGTCGGGTCCCGCCATCAAGCCCGTGGCGCTCGCGATGGTGCACGCCCTCGCCCGCGCGGTGCGGATCCCGATCGTCGGCCTCGGCGGCATCCGCAACGGGGAGGACGTCGCTGAGTTCCTGGTTGCGGGCGCGAGCGCCGTGCAGGTGGGCACCGCGATCTTCTACGACCCGAACGCGCCCGAGCGCATCGCGGGAGAGCTCGCGACCTGGTGCCGCCGCCACGGCGTGGCGGCGGCCCGTGAGCTCACCGGAACCCTCGTCCGGTGACTCGGCTACTCGACCGTGATCTCGAGGTAGTCCGAGTCGGAATCCCCCGAGGAGTCCTTGACCTCGAGGTCGGCGCGGTACGTTCCCGCCTTGGCGTAGGTGTGCTTCGGGTTCGCCTCGCTCGAGTCGGGGGTCCCGTCACCGAACTTCCAGACGTAGGTGAGGGGGGCCTTGCCTCCCTCGACGTCCGCCGTGAAGGCGACCGTCAGCGGGGCCTTGCCCTCGTCGGTATCGGAGTCCGCCCACGCGAGCAGCGGAGCCGGCTCTTCGTCCTCGCCACCCTTGGCGGCGGGGGCCATGGTCGTCGCGGTCGGGGCCGCCGGGGCAGCAGCCGGCGGAGGAGTCGCGGCCGGTGCAGCCGGCTTGGCGGCTTCGCCGCCGCCCGAAGTGCTCTCGCCACCGCCACAGCCAGCAAGCGTCGTGGCGACGACGATGCCGAGCAGGACTGACCACGTACGCATCATGAACCCTCCCGGAAGGATATTGCTGAAACGGCCGCGGATTCTCACAGACACCCCCTATGCTGTCAATTCCGGGCGCGTTCTCGTCGTCGTGGCGCTGGCCGCGCTCTTGGCGACCCTCGCGAGCGGCGTGCGCGCAGCCGGCCCCGTGCCCACGACGGGCGACCTCCGGCTGCTCGTCATCCTGGCGGGCTTTCCCGATCGGCCCCTCGGCGAGCCCCGCACACACTTCGTCGGCGGGCCCGAAAGCCTCGTCGATCGGCTCGTCGGCTACTATGCAGAGGTCTCCTCCGGCAGGCTGCGCATCGTGCCGCACCTGGCGGGGCCCATCGTGACCCTGCCCGAGCCGCGCGCCCGCTATGTGCAGCGATCGTCCGCCCTCGCGGGGGACGCGCTCCGCGCACTGGCCGCGGCGGCGACCGACGAAGCCGATCGCGGCGCGCTGCGCGACTCGCAGGCCGT contains the following coding sequences:
- a CDS encoding dihydroorotate dehydrogenase, giving the protein MSAVDLAVDVGAVRLPNPVVAASGTFGYGTEFEGLVDLGCVGAISVKGLSLHPYGGKPAPRLVETPAGMLNAIGLQNIGVDAFLRERLPVLRAAGARVVANFWGDDADEFAVCAERLDGQPGIVALELNAASPNRPEWGTILATDPAALAGIVRAVRARVRLPLWVKLSPNVGDITLVGRAAESEGADALSAINTLRGMAVDAATRRPLLASVTGGLSGPAIKPVALAMVHALARAVRIPIVGLGGIRNGEDVAEFLVAGASAVQVGTAIFYDPNAPERIAGELATWCRRHGVAAARELTGTLVR
- a CDS encoding PKD domain-containing protein is translated as MRTWSVLLGIVVATTLAGCGGGESTSGGGEAAKPAAPAATPPPAAAPAAPTATTMAPAAKGGEDEEPAPLLAWADSDTDEGKAPLTVAFTADVEGGKAPLTYVWKFGDGTPDSSEANPKHTYAKAGTYRADLEVKDSSGDSDSDYLEITVE